The following are encoded together in the Bactrocera neohumeralis isolate Rockhampton chromosome 6, APGP_CSIRO_Bneo_wtdbg2-racon-allhic-juicebox.fasta_v2, whole genome shotgun sequence genome:
- the LOC126763213 gene encoding putative nuclease HARBI1 — protein sequence MSQSSLSRSLRAVAKLIVKVKGGEIKFPSSIEEETFIKTGFFRKFGIKSTIGAIDCTHIAIIAPPSNNVERPLNLYLNRKGFYSINVEAVCDHRLCFTFVNAKFPGATHDSGIWATSDLREQLIRQHTNTSEQQRRESWLLGDQGYPLEPWLLTPVGTPNTHKEQKYNKLHGSARNCIERAFGVLKSRFRCLLKHRVLHYSHETSALFVSTCVILHNIMTKAGITFNEIDDGVAEDFDSPINDYNSSQYMREGERTRSRYISTL from the exons ATGAGTCAGTCATCCCTTTCGAGAAGTCTGCGAGCTGTAGCAAAACTTATTGTGAAGGTGAAGGGAGGAGAAATAAAGTTTCCCAGTTCAATAGAGgaagaaacttttataaaaacggg attttttagaaaatttggaataaaaagcaCCATAGGAGCAATTGACTGCACGCATATTGCTATCATTGCTCCACCATCAAATAATGTCGAACGTcctcttaatttatatttaaatagaaaaggaTTCTACAGTATCAATGTTGAAGca GTTTGCGATCACCGATTATGTTTTACATTTGTAAATGCTAAATTTCCGGGTGCAACACATGACTCTGGAATTTGGGCAACTTCTGACCTACGAGAACAGCTCATTCGTCAGCATACTAATACGTCTGAGCAACAACGGAGGGAATCTTGGCTTCTTGGCGATCAAGGTTATCCTCTAGAACCGTGGCTTTTAACACCAGTGGGAACACCTAATACCCATAAAgagcaaaaatacaacaaattacaTGGTTCTGCAAGAAACTGCATAGAGAGAGCATTTGGTGTTTTAAAATCTCGCTTCAGATGTTTGTTGAAGCACCGAGTTCTACATTATTCACACGAAACTTCCGCTTTGTTTGTTAGTACTTGCGTTATATTGCATAATATAATGACGAAAGCAGGCATTACGTTCAACGAAATAGATGACGGGGTTGCAGAAGACTTTGATTCTCCAATTAATGATTATAACTCTTCACAGTACATGCGCGAAGGTGAAAGAACAAGATCAAGATATATATCAACTctttag
- the LOC126763217 gene encoding uncharacterized protein LOC126763217 has product MDNSATKPKHDRATHEQLEAYVLFCQAHPEISTGKNCPKTPQRMKELWQQLAEQLNSCRGPIRSAAKWKETLGVWKSQLRTRARRLKMTQRLTGGGPSSKPMTDFEEMALSTFGSAAVDGMQNVQSLGLTPIVQTDECAISSPTGSPHQLCSQVDASPNPEHHTASPSSPSTYPSLENQDASTSVLSRSARNKLISTLIADIPKRNAAEEERRREHREMMQAIQGLTSSITELIKSFTSNKK; this is encoded by the exons ATGGACAATTCTGCAAC taaacCCAAGCACGATAGAGCTACGCACGAGCAGCTGGAGGCATATGTGTTGTTTTGCCAAGCACACCCAGAAATTAGCACGGGGAAAAATTGCCCAAAGACGCCTCAACGAATGAAGGAGTTGTGGCAACAGCTGGCAGAGCAACTTAATTCGTGCAGAGGACCAATACGAAGTGCTGCAAAATGGAAAGAG ACGTTAGGCGTTTGGAAAAGCCAACTGCGCACTCGAGCAAGGCGGTTGAAAATGACTCAAAGGCTCACAGGTGGAGGTCCAAGTTCCAAGCCGATGACGGACTTCGAAGAAATGGCTTTGTCGACATTTGGCTCGGCCGCTGTAGATGGGATGCAAAATGTGCAAAGCCTAGGTTTAACGCCAATTGTGCAAACAGATGAATGCGCAATTTCATCACCCACGGGTAGTCCTCACCAATTATGCAGTCAGGTagatgcaagcccaaatcccGAACACCATACAGCAAGTCCATCGTCACCATCTACGTATCCGAGCTTGGAAAACCAG gaTGCTTCAACTTCGGTGCTATCACGAAGTGCACGAAACAAGCTTATCAGCACTTTGATAGCTGATATTCCAAAAAGGAACGCTGCTGAGGAAGAGAGGCGACGGGAGCATCGGGAAATGATGCAGGCCATTCAAGGCCTAACTAGTTCTATAACAGAACTTATAAAATCGTTTactagtaataaaaaataa